DNA from Garra rufa chromosome 5, GarRuf1.0, whole genome shotgun sequence:
ACCTGAAATTAAATGAGTTGTGTGGATGTGGATGTATGATTGCTCTTCTGGTGTATCTCTGTGTGTGTGAATTGTAAAGAATCACTAAGGAGGAGCTTATGCCATATGAATTTGCATTATAATTTTAAGGATCATGTAACATTTTTCCTACTTAAaattcaaagggctttacatacAGATAAAAACTGCAAGGTAGCATAAATTATGGCCATTTACTGATGACAAAAATATAACTGCTTAAATGCACCAGCAGACGTGTTTGTGTTCAACACACACAATAATAATTTTTCAGTAAACATGATGGAACTATGTACTGTATCTTTGTATGGCTTTGAGTTAAATTAGCAAAACTCTACAAATCTTATATATCACCTAAGAGCTATGATGGTAACATTGAATAGGGGGACGCACGCACTATTGGGGCATTACCAaaaatgtgttgttgttttttttttgttgttttttttttttaattgagttgAGATTAAGTAATACAATACCTTGAATGCAGAGTTGGTCTGGTAAAGTTGAtttaataatgtaatgtaatcaTGAATAATGTAGATGTCTTGTTTTGAACAAGTTCAGACAACTACAGCAGACCGCCCTTATTGTACACCAGTCAGGTGCCAGGCAGTTTACCATTATGGTTGCGTAAAATTTCCTGTCTAATCTGGTAGTTTTACCTGTACCTATGCTGTTGTCTATTGTGTGGAAAGGTTGCTTTATCTGACATGTGCAGACATGAGCAAACTGCAGTTATTTAATACTTGTACACTCCAGATTTTTAAACTGCCATTGCATGTGCATACTGTAATTAACTATAGCATACAGAGCTACAACTGACCCCAAGATCatgaaaaaacattttgtaaaatatttgtacgTATTTGTtgtaattaagttggcttgaaaaaaaaatcatgctaactacatgatAATcttgctagaaaaatgctaacaacatgcaacaatgtgttaatcatgctagaaacaggctagcaacatgccaatcatgctagaaacatactaacaacttgttaatcatgctagaaacatgttagtaacttgcaaatcatgctagaaacttcctaaacttttttaactttttaaactttctggtctggctttctcaagccaacttaaaggggtcatcggatgcaaaactcacttttacatgttgtttgaacattaatgtgtgttggcagtttgggtacacaaccaccctacaatgataaaaatccacccagtggtatttttttaatctttaaaaagtaatatcctctttttaaaaatcaggtcattctcagcttcttgttgttgtgacgaaacacagttgattgacatgagtgtcttaccttagacccgccctcaccgagctaaaaaagtctgaatacgatcgccattgtgtgactcaggtgcagaggaagactctgattgagcgattgaggtgttctggtgttggatgtaataatgaacatagcagtcatcatttactcccgacatctaagccgcttaagaggcagaggacaatgttactttagtttttaaaaggaaagcgccaatcccgatctacaaatgtccatctatgttcgtgtgaatcattcctgatgcagcttcacccacagcagaagtgagcataagggttttttatgcatctttgccaatggcctttcttaataatgtgcttgttggcaagtttcgccgataaacgcgatAAATTTttgccgataaacgcggctaaatgcggctaaatgcagctaaatgcggctaaagtaaacattacagctcctaatccctcagcagagaggggcgaggcgagcagagctcatttgcatttaaagggccgatgcataaaatgagttgatattttgcagagctgattttgataaGGTAAAAGGGTgcttttttacactactattgggaatttttaaccaaagtatattagagacttttcattaagaccctaaagaatcatatgaacttgtggaaaatgtgcatccgatgacccctatgaagtttgtcttgacaaactttctTATCTAGTTTccattattattttagtttaaagaGGACATCCGGTGAATTTTTTAGCCAGGAGCCATATCACCCTCTAGACTGgttgcccactgaagctaagcagggttgagcctgatCAGTACTTGGATGGGTGGACAACCTgcaaaactaggttgctgctagaacaggtgttagtgaggccagcagggggtgcttatCCTGCAGTCTGTGTGGGTGCCCCACTATattaatgccccagtatagtgattaAGGGAAAGAGACTAACaaaattcacacacacacacacacacacacacacatgttgggtttacatgttttatggggacattccataggcgtaatggtttttatactgtacaaaccgtattttctatcgccctacacctaccctacacttaaacctagccctcacaggagattgtgcacacttttacttcatcaaaaaactcattgtgcatgatttataagcctgtttcctcatggggacctgagaaatgtccccacaaggtcaaaatctactggtattcctatccttgtgggaacatttggtccccataacgtgatgaatactaggtacacacgcacacacacacacacacacacacacacacacaccataaaAACTATGTTATAgtctatactatactatactatacttgtccactgacaaagaaatggtaggtttatttaaacagtgacagacagaataacaacaacaacaaaaaaaatccagaaacagcatttcaaaaaagttattaatttatttgcaatttaatgagtgaaataagtatttgaccccttcaaaaaacatgacttagtacttggtggtaaaacctttgttggcaatcacagaggtcagacgtttcttgaagcataatgtttccacctcaatgtttgacggtggggatggtgttcttggggtcattgccaaagagctcgattttggtctcatctgaccactttcacccagttctcctctgaaccattaagatgttcattggcaaacttcagatgggcatGTACATGTTCTTGTGTGATACCAATTGtattcttggtgactatggtcccagctgccttgagatcattgacatgATCcttctgtgtagttctgggctgattcctcaccgttctcatgatcattgaaactccacgaggtgagatttTGCATGGAGCCCAGGCTGAGGGAGATTGactattattttgtgttttttccatTTGCGAATCtcgtccctgacatccttggtcAGCTCTTTGGTCtaggccatggtggagagtttggaatctgatgattgcttctgtggacaggtgtcttttatacaggtaacaagctgagattaggagcactctctttaaTCTCTTACAAGTATAAAAGGAACCTGGGAGCCAAAAATCTTGTtgactgataggggatcaaatactaattttactcattaaaatgcaatttataactttttcgAAATGCATTTTcctggattttttattttttgttattttgtgtctttgttaaaataaacctaccattaaaattatagactgatcatttctttgtcagtgggcaaacgtacaaaatcagcaggggttaaaatacatttttccctCATTGTATATTGTCTGAGTTCTGTTTTGACTACAACATGTCTGTGACTCCTAAATGAACAATATCAGAAGgttaaaacagtaataataataataataataataataataataataataataataataataataaattgaaaaaaaaattgagtcATCCAGAAGCAACAATATGAGTTGTTAGTTTTTTGCAAGCTTTGGAGGGTGGGATCTCCTGACTGTGACTCAGTATCCCTGGAAAGTAACAGATAAGATATGTTAGTAAACAAGAGATTCAGACTAATTAGTTTTAATTTTGCTAGTAAGATCTACACATCATAACAACTATTTTTATAGGCTATATTTGAGGAATAACCAGGAAATACCCACTGAATGAAAAAGGCTGTAGTGTACCATAaagcatgttgttgtttttttaattaggaGTAAATTATTTATGTTATATGTAGCATATGTAACAAATAATGGAAGTTTAAATAGAACACTTTACACTATTGTAGTAGATCTTCCTAGTTTAAGACCACTAAGGTTTAGTACAGTTTGCAGTGGACCATATTATGTTTACTATATAATTCCTTTTCATTCTGCTAGCTTAGCTTTACTATTGTGGTTGTGGCTTGTTTAATGTAAATTATAATGTAAATACATGCTGAAATAAATCTTACtgtcattaattataataattgcaTCATTAACACTACATCGTTTACCTGATTTAGTGCTACATTGACCACTGTAGAGTCAGTGTTGCAGGTGGCTTTGCAGGCAAATCCTGAGATACAGATGGAGACGATAAACTGAAGGATGGAGAACACCAACATTACTCCAGTGATCCCCATATGatatttctacaaaaaaaaagatCAACAAGCCCATATGAAAACAGTTTAACAAATAATATCCCagcaataaaaagtaaaaaaaaaaaaaaaaaaaaaattgacagatTACATTGATAGAGTATTGCACATTGTACATTTAGTACCTTAAAACTTGAACAAAGTGCAGAGTCAGTATGATCGTAGTTATAGTAGCACCTACTGTATGATACGGCATGAGATGCATCTCTATGGCCATCAGAGCAATGGCGATCGCTGCAGTTATGGCACTGATCACATTCATTGCAAGAGAGGCTTTCACCTACAGGAAGAAAGGTTGACGATTAAAAGGTGTCATATAGTTATAATAATTGTGTACACTTGTAAAACAGCTTGAACAGTTTTAACTGTGTAAACTGAGAATGAGTCAGATGTTCTTGTAGTCCACATCCTTTTAGTGGTAAAAGTATCTCATGTTTCAgaatgtggtaaaaaaaaaaaaagtttatcacGGAAAGTTTTGAGGTTGCAGTATATTCATGTTATGCAAATGTATTAGTGTGGCAAGTTATATAAAACTAGTATACAAGTTATATAAAACTACACAACAGTTGCACATAATTTAAACTGGTTTCAGCACATTAACATACCACACATGGATGAAGTTTATTCTGTGCAGCAACAGACAATGAGCCAGCACTGATGAACTGAGAAAGAAACACAGGACAAGTTAAAGTCAATTCTGGAAATTAGAATAAGAAGCTAGAAAGCAAAGCCTTGAAAATAAAACTTACAATAAGGGATCCCCAGTAGGTGATGCCACTAATGATATAAATAGGTGGGCCAATGTAGGCATGTAGACTGGTGGTAAGTACAATACCAATTATGAAAATCACCACTCCAATCATTATCTGGACAGTCTGGACAGGGCAGATATGGGTCaaatgtttatgtatttatttatgtatttgataATGGTATATCATTCATgtttgaaaacacacacacaaaggaaAGCTACAGAATTGTTTTATGCACAACAGTCTTAAAGCAATCTGACTGGCACACATCTATTCCCTTTAGGGCATGACAAGACAGCTTTATTTTTCTGTTCATTTCATCACTGAATACAATATGACACCAAAATATTCCCAAAatcatttataattataattcatCATAAAATGCATTACCCCCAGTGCCTGTGGTTGTGCTTTGAAAAATCCTTTAAGAGCCGTATTGTGATATGCTCCTCTGACCTGCTGTCCATCATCACAAATAACAGCATTGTGTGCCACTTGTGGATTTACTTGGATGATAATTGTAGCTTTGTCACTTGACATGACCTTGCTGCTTTCCATTTCCATTTTCACCTGCAATTAAAGGGAAATTTCACCAAAACAAATGTAATCCTGGTATTGTTTACTCACTCTAAAGTTTTTAATAATCTTTATGAGTTTCTTTTATCTTTTACcacaaaagaaaatgtatttgaagaatgttggtaaccaaacctTTGATAGTAACTACTGACTTccatatttatcaaaaaaaaaaaaaaaaaaaaaaaaaagatttaaatattATGAAAGTTAGTGGCTACCAGCTACTGTTTTGTTCAAAAATCTTATTtcgtgttccacaaaagaaagaaactaaTACAGCTTTGGAATAATattaggttgagtaaatgatgaattttcatttttcgggTAAAAGATCCCTGCATTAATATTTGCAGCATTAGCTGATGCTTTTGTTTTGAGTGACAATTATATATGTCTAACAAAGTGTGTATAAAACTATAGGCTTTATAATGAAATAAGAATAGGTAT
Protein-coding regions in this window:
- the LOC141334828 gene encoding membrane-spanning 4-domains subfamily A member 4A-like, which produces MESSKVMSSDKATIIIQVNPQVAHNAVICDDGQQVRGAYHNTALKGFFKAQPQALGTVQIMIGVVIFIIGIVLTTSLHAYIGPPIYIISGITYWGSLIFISAGSLSVAAQNKLHPCVVKASLAMNVISAITAAIAIALMAIEMHLMPYHTKYHMGITGVMLVFSILQFIVSICISGFACKATCNTDSTVVNVALNQGY